The Leclercia sp. S52 genome has a segment encoding these proteins:
- the ppsA gene encoding phosphoenolpyruvate synthase: protein MSNNGSSPLVLWYNQLGMNDVDRVGGKNASLGEMITNLSSMGVSVPNGFATTADAFNYFLDQSGVNQRIYELLDNTDIDDVSELAKAGTQIRQWIIDTPFQPELEKAIHDAYNQLSADDAQASFAVRSSATAEDMPDASFAGQQETFLNVQGYDAVLVAVKHVFASLFNDRAISYRVHQGYDHRGVALSAGVQRMVRSDLASSGVMFSIDTESGFDQVVFITSAWGLGEMVVQGAVNPDEFYVHKPTLAADRPAIVRRTMGSKKIRMIYAPTQEHGKQVRIEDVPQEQCDRFSLTDAEVQELAKQAVQIEKHYGRPMDIEWAKDGNTGKLFIVQARPETVRSRGQVMERYTLHAQGNIIAEGRAIGHRIGAGPVKVIHDISEMNRIQPGDVLVTDMTDPDWEPIMKKAAAIVTNRGGRTCHAAIIARELGIPAVVGCGDATERMKDDQNVTVSCAEGDTGYVYAEILDFSVKSSSVDTMPDLPLKIMMNVGNPDRAFDFACLPNEGVGLARLEFIINRMIGVHPRALLEFDDQDPKLQKEIREMMKGYDSPKEFYVGRLTEGIATLGAAFYPKRVIVRLSDFKSNEYANLVGGERYEPEEENPMLGFRGAGRYVSDSFRDCFALECDAVKRVRNDMGLTNVEIMVPFVRTVDQAKAVVDELARQGLKRGENGLKIIMMCEIPSNALLAEQFLEHFDGFSIGSNDMTQLALGLDRDSGVVSALFDERNEAVKALLSMAIRAAKKQGKYVGICGQGPSDHEDFAAWLMEEGIDSLSLNPDTVVQTWLSLAELNK, encoded by the coding sequence ATGTCCAACAATGGCTCGTCACCGCTGGTGCTTTGGTATAACCAACTCGGCATGAATGATGTAGACAGAGTTGGAGGCAAAAATGCCTCCCTGGGTGAAATGATTACGAATCTGTCCAGTATGGGTGTCTCCGTACCGAATGGATTTGCTACCACCGCCGATGCTTTTAACTATTTTCTGGATCAAAGCGGCGTAAACCAGCGCATTTACGAACTACTGGATAACACGGACATTGATGATGTCTCTGAGCTTGCCAAAGCCGGGACCCAGATCCGCCAGTGGATCATCGATACACCTTTCCAGCCTGAACTGGAAAAAGCCATTCACGACGCCTACAACCAGCTCTCTGCTGATGATGCGCAGGCCTCCTTTGCCGTGCGCTCCTCTGCCACCGCAGAAGATATGCCGGACGCCTCCTTCGCCGGGCAGCAGGAGACCTTCCTCAACGTGCAGGGCTACGATGCCGTGCTGGTGGCGGTAAAACATGTGTTTGCCTCCCTGTTTAATGACCGCGCGATCTCCTATCGCGTGCATCAGGGTTATGACCACCGCGGCGTTGCGCTGTCGGCAGGCGTGCAGCGCATGGTGCGTTCGGATCTGGCCTCGTCAGGCGTGATGTTCTCTATTGATACCGAATCGGGTTTCGATCAGGTGGTCTTTATCACCTCCGCCTGGGGTCTGGGCGAGATGGTGGTGCAGGGTGCCGTCAACCCGGACGAATTCTACGTTCACAAGCCAACCCTTGCAGCCGATCGCCCGGCTATCGTGCGCCGCACCATGGGTTCGAAAAAAATCCGCATGATCTACGCTCCAACCCAGGAGCATGGCAAGCAGGTGCGGATTGAAGATGTGCCGCAGGAGCAGTGCGACCGCTTCTCCCTGACCGATGCCGAAGTGCAGGAGCTGGCGAAGCAGGCGGTGCAGATCGAGAAACACTATGGCCGTCCGATGGATATCGAGTGGGCCAAAGACGGTAACACCGGCAAACTGTTTATCGTCCAGGCACGTCCGGAAACCGTGCGTTCCCGTGGTCAGGTGATGGAGCGTTACACGCTGCATGCCCAGGGCAACATCATCGCGGAAGGTCGTGCTATCGGCCACCGAATCGGCGCTGGCCCGGTGAAGGTGATCCACGACATCAGCGAAATGAACCGCATCCAGCCGGGCGACGTGCTGGTGACCGACATGACCGACCCGGACTGGGAACCGATCATGAAAAAGGCGGCGGCGATTGTCACCAACCGTGGCGGTCGTACCTGTCACGCGGCAATCATCGCCCGTGAGCTGGGTATTCCGGCCGTGGTCGGCTGCGGTGACGCCACCGAGCGCATGAAGGACGACCAGAACGTTACCGTCTCCTGTGCCGAAGGTGATACCGGCTACGTCTACGCCGAGATCCTCGACTTCAGCGTGAAGAGCTCCAGCGTCGACACCATGCCGGATCTGCCGCTCAAAATCATGATGAACGTCGGCAACCCGGACCGCGCCTTTGACTTCGCCTGTCTGCCAAACGAAGGCGTCGGTCTGGCGCGTCTGGAGTTCATCATCAACCGCATGATCGGGGTTCACCCGCGTGCGCTGCTGGAGTTTGACGACCAGGATCCGAAGCTGCAGAAAGAGATCCGCGAGATGATGAAGGGTTACGACTCGCCGAAGGAGTTCTACGTCGGCCGTCTGACCGAAGGGATCGCCACTCTGGGTGCGGCGTTCTATCCGAAACGCGTCATTGTGCGTCTCTCTGACTTCAAATCTAACGAATATGCCAACCTGGTGGGCGGCGAGCGTTACGAGCCGGAAGAAGAGAACCCGATGCTGGGCTTCCGTGGCGCCGGTCGTTACGTCTCTGACAGCTTCCGCGACTGCTTTGCGCTGGAGTGCGACGCGGTGAAACGCGTGCGCAACGACATGGGGCTGACCAACGTCGAGATCATGGTGCCGTTCGTGCGTACCGTCGATCAGGCGAAAGCGGTTGTCGACGAGCTGGCCCGTCAGGGACTCAAGCGCGGCGAGAATGGACTCAAAATCATCATGATGTGTGAGATCCCGTCCAACGCCCTGCTGGCAGAACAGTTCCTGGAACACTTCGACGGCTTCTCTATCGGCTCCAACGATATGACGCAGCTGGCGCTGGGCCTGGATCGCGACTCCGGTGTGGTCTCCGCGCTGTTTGATGAGCGTAACGAGGCGGTGAAAGCGCTGCTGTCGATGGCCATCCGCGCCGCGAAGAAACAGGGCAAGTACGTCGGCATCTGCGGTCAGGGGCCTTCCGACCATGAAGACTTCGCGGCCTGGCTGATGGAAGAGGGGATTGACAGCCTGTCCCTGAACCCGGACACCGTGGTGCAGACCTGGCTGAGCCTGGCGGAACTGAACAAGTAA